In the genome of Paenibacillus sp. GP183, the window ATCAACAGACGGCGGTTAGCCCGCCACTGCAAATAATTTGTAATAAGCAGCAGTACAAACGAGATAATCAGCATAATGACAGCTATGGCCGTCGCGCCTTGATAATCATATTGCTCCAGCTTGGTCATGATAAGCAGCGGAGCAATCTCCGTCTTCATCGGCATATTCCCGGATATAAATACGACAGAGCCATACTCGCCGACCGCCCTTGCAAAAGCTAATGTAGCTCCGGTTATCAGGGCAGGAAACACTTCCGGGAGCAGGATCCGGAAAAAAGTACGCATCCGGTGTGCTCCCAAGCTAACTGCTGCTTCTTCCAGCTCTTTATCCAGCTCTTCCAAAACCGGCTGCACCGTTCTTACGACAAAAGGAATGCCAATAAAGGTAAGAGCTATCACAATGCCAAGAGGAGAATAAGCAGCCTTTATCCCTAGCGGCTCCAGGATTTTACCAATCCAGCCATTCTGGGAATAAAGTGTCGTTAACGCAATACCCGCAACAGCTGTCGGCAAGGCAAATGGCATGTCGACAATCGCATCGAGGAGCTTTCTACCCGGAAATTGATAGCGTATCAGCACCCAAGCTACAATAAAGCCAAAAAACGCATTGACAATCGCAGCTACGAAGGATGCTCCAAAGCTTAGTTGAAGCGAAGCGACTACACGATCATCCGTAGCAATAGCCCAAAATTTCTCCCAACTGAGCCCTGCCGTTCTGGCGAATAATGCCACAATCGGAATTAAAACAATGAGACTTAGGTATAAGAGCGTATAGCCTAGCGAAATCCCGAAGCCGGGTAGAATGCTGCGCTCTTTCCATGCTTTTGCCATGTTACATTGCTCCTTGGTCGTTCAATTTATCGTGTGCCGGCTTTTGTCGCCTTGCACCTTAGCGTTTATCTTAACTTACTTGGATGGTTTATAGATTTGATCAAATATGCCGCCGTCATTAAAATGTTTCGCTTGGGTCTTCGTCCAACCGCCGAATTCAGGATCATCAATCTTGGCCAGCTGGATGGCAGGAAATTTATCCTTGAATTTTGCAGCTACGGATTCAAGACGCGGACGGTAGAAGTTCTCGGCTGCAATCGTTTGGCCTTCTTCCGTGTACAAATACTTCAGATAGGCTTCGGCAACATCTCTGGTTCCCTTTTTATCGACAGTCTTATCCACAACCGCTACTGGCGGTTCAGCTAATATACTGATGGATGGATTGACGATTTGGTATTTATCGCTTCCGAATTCCTTTAGTGACAAGTAAGCTTCATTTTCCCA includes:
- the cysT gene encoding sulfate ABC transporter permease subunit CysT, with translation MAKAWKERSILPGFGISLGYTLLYLSLIVLIPIVALFARTAGLSWEKFWAIATDDRVVASLQLSFGASFVAAIVNAFFGFIVAWVLIRYQFPGRKLLDAIVDMPFALPTAVAGIALTTLYSQNGWIGKILEPLGIKAAYSPLGIVIALTFIGIPFVVRTVQPVLEELDKELEEAAVSLGAHRMRTFFRILLPEVFPALITGATLAFARAVGEYGSVVFISGNMPMKTEIAPLLIMTKLEQYDYQGATAIAVIMLIISFVLLLITNYLQWRANRRLLME